The DNA sequence GAATACCTCGAGTCGGCCATTACGGAACCGCTGCTGGCGGGCGAACTAGCCGACCCGAAGGCCTGGTTTTTCATGGCTGAAAGCGCGGACCACACCCCCATCGGTTATGTTAAACTTCGCCGGCATACCCCACCCCGCCGGATGCCCCATCCCCACCGGCAACGTGCCGTTGAGATTCAGCGTATCTACCTCTTACAAACCCAGACGGGACAGGGTTATGGCAAACAGCTTATGGATTTCTGCCTCAACTGGGCCCGGTCGGCGGGGTATGGAGCCGTCTGGCTGGGTGTCTGGGAGCGAAACACGCGGGCACTGACATTTTACCAGAAAACAGGCTTCGAGCGTTTTGGCTTTCACTATTTTCTGTTTGGCTCCGAACGCCAGCGGGATTTTTGGCTCTATAAAGTGTTATAGGAACAGACATACAGCGTTAGCGTAGCGGCATACCCAGTTTAGTAGCCTGTGCGAATTAGTAGACAGTCGTTTATCGTAAAATGCGTACTTACACGTATAGATCAGAGCAATTGCATCGACTAATCGTTATACCCGGTTAAACCATCGACACTGGTCCGCTTCTAACCCGTACTTACTGTAACGATGAACCAACTGTATCCACATGCCTACTGGTACGCACTTCGCTTCGGCCTGGTGTGGTTCCTCTGCTCGGTCATGTGCGGCACCGATACGCTGGCGCAGGTTGATTCGACAACGCGCAGTGAGAAAAGAGGAGCCACCGATTCGCTGGCTACCCCCTACTCCACCGTCACCGCCGACAGCGTGCTGATGCAGCGCGACAGCGTCTTTTATACGAAGCTTAAAACGAGTATGTACAAACGGCGGCTAACCCGCCAGCTTTATGATGCGGTGTTTCGCGACGTTTATAACAGCCGGGTCCGGACCGGTGAGGTCAACCAGATCGAAGTAAATCCGTTTACGATCTTCGAAGGGCGGATCATTGGCAGCATTTACATCCGGCGGCTGGGGGTTTTCGGGCAAACGGTCTACGACACCCTTCGGCAACCCGGCAACTGGGTGGAGCGCACCGGAAACCGCCTTCACGTTAATACCCGCGAGAATATCATTCGCCGGTCTTACCTGCTCTTCCAGGAGGGCGATGCTGTCAGCCCGAACGTGCTGCGTGATAACGAGCGGCTTCTGCGAAACACGTCGATCTTCCACGATGCCCGGATTCTGGTGCTGCCCCGCGAAGGAAGCCGCCAGTTCGTGGATGTCTACGTCATTACGCAGGACGTATGGTCGCTGCTGCCCACCGGCGGAGCGAGTGCATTGAACCGCTTCAGCGTGGGATTTGAACAGCGTAACCTGCAGGGACTGGGCCACCAGCTCTACAGCCAGGTGACCTACGACGGGAACGACCCGCGCCAGAAAGCCGAGTACCGGGGTCGCTACACCGTTCCGTTCATTGGTAAGACTTTCCTGACAGCACAGGCGGAACTCTTGTACCTGCGCGATCTGAAACAGGCATCGGTGCGGCTGTTCCGGCCGTTTCTGACGCCCGATACCAAATACGCCGGTTCGATCGAAATCAACCATACCCGCGTCAACGACCGAGTTATCACCCGAACAGACTGCGTCCTCGTCGCTCCGCTCCGCTATAATTACTCCGATGTATGGTTTGGCCGGTCATTCCGGCTTTTCTACCGCCAGCAGAACTCGGACGAAAAAGGCCGGTCGCGGCTCATCGTCGCCATTCGCAATACCAATTACGAATATACGGGTCGCCCCGCCGTAACGGCCGATACCAACCAGCGGTACCAGGATAGCCGGACAACGCTGTTCAGCGTTGGTTTTTCCCGGCGTAAGTATACCCGCGACGTACTTATTTATGGATTTGGCCGTACGGAGGACGTGCCGATCGGCGAATCCATTGCGGCCGTTATTGGCTTCGATAATGCCGAACTGGGCCAGCGGTTATACACCGGACTGAACTTCTCGCAGGGCAAATACGTACGGCGGATCGGCTACGTGTATGGCCTGGTCAGTCTGGGGGGCTACACCCGAACCAAGGGAATCGAGCAGAGTGTCATCTCACTGGAGTCGAACTATTTCAGTCCACTTCTGAAAACGAAATGGGGTAATATGCGCCATTTTTTCAATACCCGTTTTACGACGGGTATCAACCGATTCGAGAACGAATACATCACCCTGGGCAGTTCGGGCAGCGGGATCAACACCGACGGAATCGGGATCAACAGCGATGCCCTGCGCGGCACCAAACGCTGGCTCATCAATTACGAAAATATCCTGTTCTCCCGCCTGAGCCTGGTGGGCTTCCGGGTTGCGTTCATTTCATTTGCCAATGTGGGACTGGTTAGCTTCCCGGATCGCTCCCTGCTGCGTGGACCATTGTACCAGGGCTATGGCATTGGCTTCCGGCTACGGAACGAGAACCTGACGTTCAACAGTTTTCAGATCCGACTCTCTTATTTCCCCAACATTCCGGGCAACCGGGTGCCCTTCCGAAACTCGTTCGAGGGCGTTCCGGCCCTGCGGTTCCGGGATTTCGATCTGTCGGCCCCTTTGATCGTCCCTTACCGGTGATCACCAACGGTACAGACAAAAAAAACAAAATAAAAATGTATATAATGTTGCTACATTAAATGTCGATGCACTATATTTGCATCATGTCAATCGAAACAGACATTAAGCAAACCGTACCGTTCCAGTCGCCCTATCACCGGGTGATGGTCAACCTGATGTACACCAGCAACTGGGTAGCTGACAGCCAGATGCGTGTACTGAAACCGTTCGGGCTAACGTTGCAGCAATACAACGTACTGCGTATCCTGCGGGGGCAGCACCCGAACCCGGTCAAGGTAAGTGACATTACCGAGCGCATGCTCGATAAGATGTCGAACGCTTCGCGGCTGGTCGATAAGCTCGTTGCCAAGAAGCTCGTGCTTCGGACCGAGTGTCCCAGCGACCGGCGGGCGGTAGACGTAGTGATTACCGATCAGGGATTGGCCTTGCTGAAACGGCTGGACGTTCACCAGGCAAAATGGGACGTGACGCAGGGAGGCAAGTTAACCGAGGAGGAAGCTACCTACCTCAGCCAGTTACTCGACAGGCTCCGGGCCTGATACACCGTATTACCAAGTCAATTACATACAGTACAATCTCTCAGAAAAACAACACCATGAAAACACGTCAGTTTCTGGCTGGTTTAGTCGCCGTAGCGGTGATGGTCAGCGCATCGGCCTTTGTAGGTCCCGGCAAAAAAGCAACGACTTACAAAGTCGACGCCCAGAAAAGCATTCTAAACTGGAATGGCAAAAAAGTTACCGGTGAGCACAGCGGTACGATCAAGGTAAGCGATGGCGTCCTGATGGTCGATGGCGGTAAGCTGTCGGGGGGTACGTTCACGTTCGACATGAACAGCATCGTTAATACCGACCTGACCGATCCCGGCTACAACGCCAAATTCATCGGACACATGAAGTCGGAGGATTTCTTCAATACGGCAAAATTCCCAACCTCGACGTTCAAGGTTACCAAGGTAACGCCGAAGGGTGGCGATGCGTATGACATTACGGGTAACATGACCATCAAAGGCATCACCAACGCAGTAACGTTCCCGGCTACCGTTAAAATGGCGGGCAACACCATTACGGCCGATGGCAAAGCAACCCTCGACCGGACAAAGTACGACATCCGGTATGGTTCGAAGTCGTTCTTCGAAAACATTGGCGACAAAGCGATCTACGACGATTTCACGGTTGAGATCAAACTGGTAGCTTCGAAATAAGCGTCCTACCGTACTACACTACCATCCCCGGTACCCAACGGTGCCGGGGATTTTTTTTATAAAAGTCCGCTGTCAGCGGGCAACTCCCTGTCTTACTGCTTCACAATTTTTACCGTCTGGTTCTGGGTACCACTACGTACCCGCAACAGCAATAATCCCGCCCGTTGCTGGCGCAGATCGAACTGCTGATAGGTCGCTCCTTCTGCCTGCCCGATAGACCGGTTCTCGACCAGATGACCATTCAGGTCAATCAGCCTTACTTCCACCGATTGCCCCGCCCCGTCCTGAATCATTACGTTCAGCCAGTCGCTGACCGGGTTACCCAGCACCCGTACCTGCAATCCACCCCCTGCTTCGTCAACTCCCTGACGCGCCCGCCCGCAGGCCACCTTCAGGTTCCACACGTAGCTCACCACCACGCCCCCCTGACGGGCCATCAGTGTAAACGGTTATACGTCATCAGCCGTGCGGCTTTCCCGATCCACTAACTGGTTGGGGTCGGTAGTCCAGCCCGTGATACCCGCGGCTGCGTACGCAATGGGTGAGCCGTCGCCCCCACTGGTGTTAAAGCGGATAGCGCCTGTTTCACAGTTGTAGACAGGTGCCGTCAGCGTCAGCGGTCCACCGCTGGGGGGCGTTGGCGGATTCTGGCAGTAGGCTCCGAAGTCGAACAGCAGACTGGCTGTCTGACCGGCCTGAGTCGCCTGGATGAGAATGGGTTTGGGATCGTTGCGCAGCTCCTGCTCGACAGTGCCGGTATTGGCCAGCAAGGACATTCGGTTGATGCCGGGAGCTGTATACGTAATGGGCGAGCCATCGCCCCCGTGGGTATTAAACATAATAGCGCCCGTCCGGCAATCGTAGGTAGGCGTAGTGAGTGTCAGACCGGCCTGGCGTTCGGACAGAAGTTTAATGACTCCCGTAGTGCCCGAGAACACAAGCCCACCGTCGGGGGCCAGCTCAATATCGGTGAGCCGCTCGATTTTCGTGGCCGACAGGCTAAAGGTGCGCTGCGCCACAATGGGTAATAAAGTCGACTGATCCAGAAACGGGTTGCCCGGCATCGTGCCGATCTTAACCAACCGGTAATCGAAGTTAGGGGCACCAATGGCGGTACTGCCCAAGACGTAATAAGTCTGCCCCCCACCGTCGACATACCGGGTAACAAAAGCCGGCGTTGGGTCAACCTCATTGAAGGCCCGGCCCCGGCTCAGGCTTCCGTCTGCGTTAATTTCCAGCAAAATAGTCTTTGGTGGAGCCTGCACCGGCGATGAGAATGCATAACCCGACCCGACCAATACATAGCCATTGCCGTTGGCTGCGGGGCAAAGATCCGTAATGGCATACACCGAACGCACCAGATTGAAACTGGAGGCCCGCAGGACATCCAGCAATTTTACCCATTGTATTTCGCCCTGATCACTCAGCCTGGCCACCCACCCCGCTGACGGGTTGTCGCTGTTGAATGGGTCACCCACTACGCCAGGCACGTAGCCCCCAACCAGGTCCCCCCCGCCCGCCATGTTCATGACCATTTCGGTTCTTACCTGAATATCATTGGCAGAGGTGACCGGATTCGTATGGGAAGCGGAGGCCGGGCTGGTCAGGTTTTTGCTCCAGCGTTCGTTGCCATTGGCATCGTAGGCTGTCAGCCGGCCGGTTTCGTTTAGAATCAAAAAGCCATTGTCGGGTGTACCCAGGATTTTTTTTACCTCGCTAAAGTCCATGCTGGTGGCACTCCCCGGACCGTAACCGCTATACAGGTCATGTTTGAAAACCACCTGACCCGCGCTGCTTACTTTCTGATAGCCATACCGGGAGTAGAAACGCCTTGAATCGAGTGGAGGCAGGTAGTTGATTTCAAAATAAAACGAGATGATTCCCCATCCGTTGTGGTTCCCGTGGGCGTACCCATACGCTGGAGCGTATCGCCCAACAGTGTATACTTGATACCATTGTGGAGGATGGCCCCGTCCGCCGTGATGGCAAGCTGATTCTTATTGCTGGTGTAGCTGATGTAATGAAGGTCGGGATAGGTTTTTATCCACTGCGGATCGGGAATCGGCAATTGGCTCCACGCGCCTGTGGCGACAAAAAGCAAGGCTGAAACGAGCCCCTGACGAATATAGCGGTAGAGAGGATGCATATACCTGACAGATAAGTGGATAGATGGTTTTTTTTGCGCCCGAAAGCACCCCGTAAATGTCCCGCCCCTCCACCGATCAGGTTATGAGTGCCGTCAATGAGTAAGCTGTTCTTCATCACATCATCTGTATGACTCCGGCTCAATCCCGGTCGGCCGCGCACGCCCCCAGGCCCCCGCACGGCCGTTACCCGAGAAATTCATTCCCAACAGGGTAAAAAATGACCGCAACTCGTTTATTGCTGCGCAGTCCTAACCTACTTCGGCTTCCATGTTCTACCGATTCCTGTTCCTTTTAACCCTTCTGAGCTTTTCGTCGGCTCAGGCGCAGAACCCACCCATCCACCTGATTCCCCAGCCCGTAGCGCTTACCCAGGGCAGCGGGTCGTTTGCGCTCACGAATACAACGACCATTTCTTACACCCAGCCCGACAGCCGGTTTACCGCCGACATGCTGGCGCAAAAGCTGTCCCTGCCTACTGGTTTCGCCCTCAAGGCCAAAGCCGGAAAAGCCGCTGCTACGGGTAGTATCCAGCTGGTGTTGAACACAACGCCCGATAATCGGCTGGGTGCCGAAGGGTATCGGTTGGAGGTGACGCCCAAAACTATCGTCCTCCTGGCCAACAAACCTG is a window from the Spirosoma rigui genome containing:
- a CDS encoding BamA/TamA family outer membrane protein; translated protein: MCGTDTLAQVDSTTRSEKRGATDSLATPYSTVTADSVLMQRDSVFYTKLKTSMYKRRLTRQLYDAVFRDVYNSRVRTGEVNQIEVNPFTIFEGRIIGSIYIRRLGVFGQTVYDTLRQPGNWVERTGNRLHVNTRENIIRRSYLLFQEGDAVSPNVLRDNERLLRNTSIFHDARILVLPREGSRQFVDVYVITQDVWSLLPTGGASALNRFSVGFEQRNLQGLGHQLYSQVTYDGNDPRQKAEYRGRYTVPFIGKTFLTAQAELLYLRDLKQASVRLFRPFLTPDTKYAGSIEINHTRVNDRVITRTDCVLVAPLRYNYSDVWFGRSFRLFYRQQNSDEKGRSRLIVAIRNTNYEYTGRPAVTADTNQRYQDSRTTLFSVGFSRRKYTRDVLIYGFGRTEDVPIGESIAAVIGFDNAELGQRLYTGLNFSQGKYVRRIGYVYGLVSLGGYTRTKGIEQSVISLESNYFSPLLKTKWGNMRHFFNTRFTTGINRFENEYITLGSSGSGINTDGIGINSDALRGTKRWLINYENILFSRLSLVGFRVAFISFANVGLVSFPDRSLLRGPLYQGYGIGFRLRNENLTFNSFQIRLSYFPNIPGNRVPFRNSFEGVPALRFRDFDLSAPLIVPYR
- a CDS encoding MarR family winged helix-turn-helix transcriptional regulator, whose translation is MSIETDIKQTVPFQSPYHRVMVNLMYTSNWVADSQMRVLKPFGLTLQQYNVLRILRGQHPNPVKVSDITERMLDKMSNASRLVDKLVAKKLVLRTECPSDRRAVDVVITDQGLALLKRLDVHQAKWDVTQGGKLTEEEATYLSQLLDRLRA
- a CDS encoding T9SS type A sorting domain-containing protein, encoding MARQGGVVVSYVWNLKVACGRARQGVDEAGGGLQVRVLGNPVSDWLNVMIQDGAGQSVEVRLIDLNGHLVENRSIGQAEGATYQQFDLRQQRAGLLLLRVRSGTQNQTVKIVKQ
- a CDS encoding GNAT family N-acetyltransferase → MTIRPATVTDAALLTQLSATTMREAFGPPHNSADLVEEYLESAITEPLLAGELADPKAWFFMAESADHTPIGYVKLRRHTPPRRMPHPHRQRAVEIQRIYLLQTQTGQGYGKQLMDFCLNWARSAGYGAVWLGVWERNTRALTFYQKTGFERFGFHYFLFGSERQRDFWLYKVL
- a CDS encoding YceI family protein; amino-acid sequence: MKTRQFLAGLVAVAVMVSASAFVGPGKKATTYKVDAQKSILNWNGKKVTGEHSGTIKVSDGVLMVDGGKLSGGTFTFDMNSIVNTDLTDPGYNAKFIGHMKSEDFFNTAKFPTSTFKVTKVTPKGGDAYDITGNMTIKGITNAVTFPATVKMAGNTITADGKATLDRTKYDIRYGSKSFFENIGDKAIYDDFTVEIKLVASK